GACCCTACCTGTGGACCAGCGATCCCCAGATGGCCCTGCCCTCCCTGATGTTCATGGCGATCATGGGCGGGCACGGCGCAGCCATCGTGCTGCTGACCGCCGCCATGGGCGGCATTCCGGCCAGCTACTACGAGGCGGCGCGTCTGGACGGGGCCGGTCCGTGGCGACAGTACTGGAAGATCACCCTGCCTCTGCTCCGCCCGACGGTGCTCTACCTGCTCGTTACCAGCACGATCGCCTCCTTCCAGGTATTTACCCAGGTGCTCATGATGACGGGAGGCGGCCCGGATTACGCGACGACCACGCTGGTCTATCTGATCTATACCGACGCCTTCGAATACTTTGATTTCGGGTAGGCCGCCGCCGAAGCGACGCTGCTTTCCCTCAGCCTGGCCGGTATCGCCGTGCTGCAGTACAAGTGGCTGGCCAGCGACGTGGAATATTGATACGAATCGCCAGAAGCCCCACGTATTCAGAACCAGGACGGCTAAGTTTCAAGGATATGTTACAATACACTTTTAAGATCCTGCTCGCGCTTTTCGCGGTGCTGACGCTGATGCCGCTGTACTGGATCGTCGTTACCGCGTTCCAGACTCCGTCTGTGGTCCTTGCCTTCCCGCCGAGTCTGGTGCCGTCGCCCCATTCGTGGATCAATTTCGCCCGCCTGTTCAATGGTTCCGAAATCGGCACCTGGATGGCCAATTCCCTCATCGTGACGGGCACGGTGACGGCATCCAACGTGATCCTCGGGACCCTCGCCGGCTACACGCTGGCCAAGAAGGTCTTTCCGGGACGCCAGGCGATCTTCTGGACGGTGATCAGCCTCATGTTCGTCCCGAGCCAGCTGACGATCATCCCACTCTACGCGCTGATCGTCAAACTGGACTGGATAAATACCTACCAGGCGCTGATCGTCCCGGCGCTGATCATGCCCTTTTCCATTTTCCTGATGAAACAGTTCCTGCAGACGCTGCCCACGGAACTCATCGAGGCCGCGCGCATGGATGGATGCGGGGAATGGGGGGTGTTTCAGCGGGTGATCCTGCCGCTGGCGAAGCCCGGGATGGGCGTGCTGGCCATCTTCACCTTCATGGGCGTGTGGAACGAGTTCCTGTGGCCGTTGATCGTGATAAACCGGAGTTCGATGATGACCCTGCAGATCGGGCTCAACGCCCTGCAGAACCAGTACTACACCGACTACGGCCTGCTCATGGCCGGGGCCGCGGTGTCGGCCCTGCCCATGATCGCCTTCTTTCTCGTCTTCCAACCCTATTTCGTGCGGAGTATCACGATCGGCGCGGTGAAGG
This genomic interval from Gemmatimonadota bacterium contains the following:
- a CDS encoding carbohydrate ABC transporter permease — translated: MLQYTFKILLALFAVLTLMPLYWIVVTAFQTPSVVLAFPPSLVPSPHSWINFARLFNGSEIGTWMANSLIVTGTVTASNVILGTLAGYTLAKKVFPGRQAIFWTVISLMFVPSQLTIIPLYALIVKLDWINTYQALIVPALIMPFSIFLMKQFLQTLPTELIEAARMDGCGEWGVFQRVILPLAKPGMGVLAIFTFMGVWNEFLWPLIVINRSSMMTLQIGLNALQNQYYTDYGLLMAGAAVSALPMIAFFLVFQPYFVRSITIGAVKG